In Georgenia soli, a genomic segment contains:
- a CDS encoding ABC transporter permease, which translates to MTTTQEVHPQTRVAPPTTRSVGPPARRPATRRSPWGHAANLASASWRPLAVLAVLFAGWWFVTWRELVPAYLVPGPGAVWETMVADWAMLLEHTWVTTMETIVGFLLATVIGVATAVLLVYSRTAEKSLYPLILFAQVIPKIAIAPILVVWFGFGLTPKIVLAVLIAFFPVVVSAVAGLRSVDPELLELSATMGASRWKTFRKIRFPGALPHLMSGLKVAVTLAVVGAVVGEFVGADRGLGYVLLLASGNLNSPLLFADLILMSLIGVILFVAVELSERLLIPWHASRRGNLVLASS; encoded by the coding sequence ATGACCACCACACAGGAAGTGCACCCCCAGACCCGGGTCGCCCCACCTACGACGAGGAGCGTTGGGCCACCGGCACGGCGCCCGGCCACGAGGAGGTCGCCCTGGGGTCATGCGGCCAACCTGGCCTCCGCCTCCTGGCGGCCCCTGGCGGTGCTCGCGGTGCTGTTCGCGGGATGGTGGTTCGTCACCTGGCGCGAGCTGGTCCCCGCGTACCTCGTCCCCGGCCCCGGGGCGGTGTGGGAGACCATGGTCGCCGACTGGGCGATGCTGCTCGAGCACACCTGGGTCACCACCATGGAGACCATCGTCGGCTTCCTGCTGGCGACGGTGATCGGCGTCGCGACGGCGGTCCTCCTCGTCTACTCCCGGACCGCCGAGAAGTCGCTGTACCCCCTGATCCTGTTCGCCCAGGTCATCCCGAAGATCGCCATCGCACCGATCCTCGTGGTGTGGTTCGGGTTCGGCCTGACGCCCAAGATCGTCCTTGCGGTGCTGATCGCGTTCTTCCCTGTCGTCGTCTCCGCCGTCGCCGGCCTGCGGTCGGTCGACCCCGAGCTGCTGGAGCTCTCGGCCACGATGGGTGCCTCGCGCTGGAAGACCTTCCGGAAGATCCGATTCCCCGGGGCGCTCCCGCACCTGATGTCGGGACTGAAGGTGGCCGTCACGCTCGCCGTGGTGGGCGCGGTCGTCGGGGAGTTCGTCGGCGCCGACCGTGGGCTGGGGTACGTCCTCCTGCTCGCCAGCGGGAACCTGAACTCTCCGCTGCTCTTCGCCGACCTTATTCTCATGTCTCTCATCGGAGTCATTCTTTTCGTCGCGGTCGAGCTTTCCGAGCGCCTTCTCATCCCGTGGCACGCCTCGCGGCGCGGGAATCTTGTCCTCGCCTCCTCCTGA
- a CDS encoding sugar phosphate isomerase/epimerase family protein, producing MVRSSIPASTTKRRSRWLAAAAAGALTLPLIPTSASAAEADECTYGYSADSSVFFGTGSGASGVPNYDTGNGCTVMDEIMGDAPFASHGQFVSKVAVTASSLARAGVLTEAERSAVVSAAAGSELGRPHPVTGTRSVDLSRIGLVAFTTRTQMTADAEGTLAALAKCGFQNAEFSGSAGNFYGRTAAELQPLSDAVGIDVPSLGVSVSNLQNDLDLVIAEAKAIGAEYVRISGSSRWTMADYSATAAFLNEVGAKLKAEGITVAYHNHGYEFETQEDGVTGYDVLVRETDPELVTMELDVYWAASVGHDAVQLFNTYPGRFELLHLKDLAEDGSFADVGEGTIDFAEIFANASLAGVEYGFTEHDRPTPDGITSACNSLGNLSELRY from the coding sequence ATGGTACGCAGCTCGATTCCCGCATCCACCACGAAGCGTCGGAGCAGGTGGCTCGCCGCCGCCGCGGCCGGCGCCCTGACCCTCCCGCTCATCCCGACCTCGGCGTCCGCAGCGGAGGCCGACGAGTGCACGTACGGCTACTCGGCCGACTCCTCGGTCTTCTTCGGGACCGGCAGCGGCGCTTCCGGCGTGCCCAACTACGACACGGGCAACGGGTGCACCGTGATGGACGAGATCATGGGCGACGCGCCGTTCGCGAGCCATGGACAGTTCGTCAGCAAGGTCGCCGTGACGGCCAGCAGCCTCGCCCGTGCCGGGGTCCTGACCGAGGCCGAGCGCTCGGCGGTCGTGAGCGCCGCCGCCGGTTCGGAGCTGGGCAGGCCGCACCCGGTCACCGGCACCCGCTCGGTCGACCTGAGCAGGATCGGCCTGGTGGCCTTCACAACCCGCACCCAGATGACGGCGGACGCAGAGGGGACTCTCGCCGCCCTCGCGAAGTGCGGCTTCCAGAACGCCGAGTTCTCCGGCAGTGCCGGAAACTTCTACGGCCGGACCGCCGCGGAACTGCAGCCGCTGAGCGACGCGGTGGGTATCGACGTTCCCTCCCTCGGCGTCAGCGTGAGCAACCTCCAGAACGACCTCGACCTCGTCATCGCCGAGGCGAAGGCGATCGGCGCCGAGTACGTGCGCATCTCGGGCAGCAGCCGCTGGACCATGGCGGACTACTCGGCGACGGCGGCCTTCCTCAACGAGGTGGGAGCGAAGCTCAAGGCCGAGGGGATCACGGTCGCGTACCACAACCACGGGTACGAGTTCGAGACCCAGGAGGACGGCGTCACGGGTTATGACGTGCTCGTCCGCGAGACGGACCCCGAGCTCGTCACGATGGAGCTCGACGTCTACTGGGCGGCCAGCGTCGGTCACGACGCCGTGCAGCTGTTCAACACCTACCCCGGTCGGTTCGAGCTGCTGCACCTGAAGGACCTCGCGGAGGACGGCTCCTTCGCCGACGTGGGCGAGGGCACCATCGACTTCGCGGAGATCTTCGCGAACGCGTCGCTCGCCGGGGTCGAGTACGGCTTCACCGAGCACGACCGGCCGACGCCGGACGGCATCACCTCCGCCTGCAACAGCCTCGGCAACCTCTCCGAGCTGCGGTACTGA
- a CDS encoding sugar phosphate isomerase/epimerase family protein, which produces MKVWTLSGFSDEISPDFETQCRVAAELGLKYIEFRSAWDTNVLDLDTSQLEKVLLLLRRHGLEVSSIGSPIGKIHLDDDFEAHADRMRHAARVATFFQAPYIRIFSFFMRPGTDPDACRDQVMSRMLALTDVAVDAGVVLLHENEKGIYGDIPRRCLDIVESVGSDHLQLAWDAANFVQVGVRPYTDGYELLRPYLEYVQIKDARSDTGAVVPAGHGDGQVVETVRALWADGFNGFFSLEPHLSEAHSLGGFSGPELFTEAWEAFTGILRAEAVPFR; this is translated from the coding sequence ATGAAGGTGTGGACGCTCTCGGGTTTCTCTGACGAGATCTCGCCCGACTTCGAGACGCAGTGCAGGGTCGCCGCCGAGCTCGGGCTGAAGTACATCGAGTTCCGCAGCGCCTGGGACACCAACGTCCTCGACCTCGACACGTCGCAGCTGGAGAAGGTGCTCCTGCTCCTGCGCCGGCACGGCCTCGAGGTCTCGAGCATCGGGTCGCCGATCGGGAAGATCCATCTCGACGACGACTTCGAGGCTCATGCCGACCGGATGCGCCACGCGGCGCGGGTGGCGACGTTCTTCCAGGCGCCCTACATCAGGATCTTCTCCTTCTTCATGCGGCCGGGCACCGACCCCGACGCCTGCCGGGACCAGGTCATGAGCCGCATGCTGGCCCTGACCGACGTGGCGGTCGACGCCGGCGTCGTGCTGCTGCACGAGAACGAGAAGGGCATCTACGGCGACATCCCCCGGCGCTGCCTCGACATCGTGGAGTCGGTGGGCTCGGACCATCTGCAGCTCGCGTGGGACGCCGCGAACTTCGTCCAGGTCGGCGTGCGGCCGTACACCGACGGGTACGAGCTGCTGCGCCCGTACCTGGAGTACGTGCAGATCAAGGACGCCCGCAGTGACACGGGCGCCGTCGTCCCCGCCGGTCACGGTGACGGTCAGGTCGTCGAGACCGTCCGTGCGCTCTGGGCGGACGGCTTCAACGGCTTCTTCTCGCTCGAGCCGCACCTCAGCGAGGCGCACAGTCTCGGAGGCTTCTCCGGGCCGGAGCTCTTCACCGAGGCCTGGGAAGCCTTCACCGGCATCCTCAGGGCCGAGGCGGTGCCGTTCCGATGA